The Labeo rohita strain BAU-BD-2019 unplaced genomic scaffold, IGBB_LRoh.1.0 scaffold_75, whole genome shotgun sequence genome contains the following window.
CGTTGAACAAattagcttaatatttttatgtcttCGTAATGATTCCAAATAAGAGGAGACCATAGAAATGGTCAACGCCACAGCGTTTCTGCCCTCAGAGATCTTATGAGATGTACAGCGTCCTAATCTTAGATTAAAGAAGTTAgaaaatcttcaaaaaaaattaagtcattAATAATCAAGGGTAGAATcagctttttaacatttaagttACCTTTCCTGCTATTTCAATAGACCGCAGAAAATCATCCTTCATGTCATCCAGTTCGTCAATGAGATCCTCGTTAACAAAGGTCTTCTTTTTCAGTGTGTCCAGCAGAGCTCCTACTTTCTGCCAGAACTTTTGAAGCTCCAGCAGAATTTGCTGGATTTGAGAAAGATACTTCTGGACGTCTTTAAGGTGGACTGGGCTGGGAATCACACCTGGGCAACCAACAAACAACAGATTCTGACTCAGACTATATAAACCTGATCTCCTGATGAACTTGTAAAAAGCATGGTCTGTATTCTTTCAAATGCTGCAACTCAAGTTCATGAGAAAATCTCTCACCCTGCTGTATTTTGGAATTGGCCATCTGCAGGTGAAGTTCAGTCAGTTTGAGTTGGATCGTCCACTCTTTGTTTTGCAGATTGCTCTTTTCAGAGGTGAGACGGGTCAGTTCGGCTTCGAGAGCTCGAGTTTGAGCAGCAACATCAGTGGCATTCGCAGtgtcataaatgtatttaataaggGGTCCAATAAATGGCACCAAGGCAGCCAGCCAATCCATTCCACAGCTTCCACTATAAactgatttaatacaattcTGCAGCTCAGtgttttttacagaaatttTTACCTCTATTTCCTCtacatttttggcatttttgctcAGCTCCTCTTCAAGCTTTTCTACGGCCTTTTTCAGACTCTTCACTTCCTCAGAGAactcagttttttgtttttctgtttcctTCTGTTCTTGAATCACATCACTTGTGCATGTCGCTACACTGTGGTTTTGATGATCATACCTGAATATGGTGCATAAATGCAGTAAATAGACTGACAATTGTACAAATGCATGATTTATACATCACTGCCTGCAATTCCTGAGATATATGACATATATTTTTTCAGACCTGCACCACTCACACTGATAGCTTAATGgcattttaaatatctgacaCTTAACATCAGTCAGCCACGCATtttaatatgacattatgataatttagcattaaactttagtaactagaataaccatgtatgaatgcatatttgtcatgttgactgatcTTAGGACTGGTAGTGGTGcctaagatattgtttgtaatttagtgtttctataaaaaaggggaaaaaactaaaaagtaatactgataagataacaaatCTACTACGGATTCTACTACTAACAGCAATATAAAATGCAccaaggattaatgagctgctgggctcatgaatattaatcacgttgtctgcgtttgCTCGAACTGATTTGttaaaatcaaaacagggatgataacaggtgagcgccagccaatgagattgctgtttgtGCGTTAGTTCTGCCTACTACCAgagaaaccagcagttcttaaaagctaaAGAATGCCAAAGGAActctgttattttgacaggaaaatacagcaaagaatatcATTTACATGTAGCACATCAACTCTGCATGGTATGTAAGACTgtgtcgctctgtatctttttttgcatgtgtgtgagacaaagcgacggctagtcgtgtgccttcacactagagtttatggttggtcaaatacaggtacgctgcacatccattcagatgaacagaaaaatacaattttaataatattataataaattatagtaacgctgcattttattgtcagtaacagtAATGGTGTTGTAACGGGGAAACAGTGATTTGTTTGATTAcccgttactgaaaaaataacgccatttacagcatttattactgttaataatattgttattcccatcactgggtGTAAGTATGAAGTAAAACTCACTGAACATTCAAGataaatacaagaaaataaCTGGATAAACATTTATTACCACAATATATTctaaatgcaattaatttttttttcaagaaaatgcAATTTCATAAGACAAATATAGTGATATagtgatttattttgttgtgaaataatTAATCTCCCTAGATATTGCTAATATGTTCACCTCTTCACTATGTCATCTACGGCTCTGATGATGTCATCAATCCATGCCCTTGCTTTCTCCAGGTATTTCACAGCCAGATGGGGTTTGTTCTTTTCAACTGCCTTCATCAGCATTGGGAACAGGGAAGAAACCAGGTTCTGACTCGTTCCGACGCACTACAACAAAACAGCATTAATCCACACCCAGATTACAACATGGTGTCCGGCCCATATCTGGCACACGTGGAATGATGATCTGAGCGGGTCTCAAATCCGGGTCTGCGGCATGGGAGGCAGACGCACTAACAAGGAGGCTAAAGGCTACAACCACTAGTGTCAGTTGCTAGTGCATctcttgagatcaggggagtgagTTACACTAGCAACATGTCAGTAACttgttaacatgctaatcatgctagcaacatactagtaacttccTACttatgctaataatgttagaaacatgctagaaacatgctagtaacttgctaatcaagctagaaacatgctagcagcctCCTAGCAACaatctaatcatgttagaaacatgctaacatgttagtcacttgttaatcatgctagcaacatgctagtaactttgcTAATTGTGCTATAAACacgttaataacatgctaatcatgttacaaacacactagaaacatgctagcaacatgctaatcatgctaaaaacatgctaatgatgttaacaaaatgacaacaacatgctaatcatgctggaaacatgctagcaacatgctagtagcttgctactcatgttagcaacatgctaattgtgctaTCAATAcactaataacatgctaatcatgctacaaaaacattagaaacatgctaacaacatatcTTGCTCTCAAAACATTCAAGCTTTCAAACTGCTTTAAACATCAAATTATTTCAATCTATAAAACGGTCAaagttttaaaacttaaaattttacaaaCTTTCTGatcaggctttctcaagccaatttaaagtttgtcttgacaaacttttttttatctagtttaatttaatatcgATATGAATGATGTGTTATTCAGTTACTTTTTCATACAGTTAATGAAATGGTGAATGAGAATGTTTCTCGTCTATCACATTTTGCGTGccaaatatatttgtttgtattgtaaaaaataattgtatttacataatatcaaTATAATTTTCAAAAGCTAAAGTGATTACTTTATTTATGAGTCACAATATGTATAACTCAGTATTTTAACTAATTGCAAACATTGAATAATCAGTCAAAGCCCACTGATTAATCTGTGAAACAATCAGTGATTGGTTGATTAATCGTTATAATAATCGTTAGATTAAATTAATTCTCATAATAAtagttccctttcgaggaactcgaactgcgtcctctagggggcgctagggggGAACGCCGTcagcgtgacccgtgtctgaagtctACATACAAAACACCAACAcagttggccggcgacagcctatgacgtcacgcgtcactaccggtgcgaccacagtataaaaagGACACCGGTAGAGCAGGACGgcctcttcttcgtcttcattGACTCTTTGTCTGGAGTGTGCAGCAAAACGGTAAGACCTTTTTCTTGGAGAAAATATGGCTAGCACTAGTAAGGCGTTTAGAAAGTGCGTGGAACCGTGTCTTCGTTATTTAACACCCGATGACACGCACGATCTTTGCGTCTTTTGTTTGGGCGAGGAGCATGCACGCGACGTCCTCGAGGGGGCAGTCTGCGTGCACTGTGAGCTTTTTCCCATGAGAAAGCTCCGTTCTCGTCTGTCTCTCTTCTCGAGGGAAGAGGGACAGCCACCTGTTCCCCGCGGCTCAGGACCCTCCACTGCCGAGGCACGGAGAAAAATGAGCTCGTGGGGATCCCAGGTGGACCTCGCTGACGAGCTAAAAAAGGGACTTTCCCTTTCACGCGCGTCAGTCGCGGGCGAGGACGAGCTGCTGGCTGACGATGATGTTGTTTCTCTCACATCATCCGATCCAGCAGCTAGTGCTCTGTTGGGTCCTTCCCAAGA
Protein-coding sequences here:
- the LOC127161837 gene encoding uncharacterized protein LOC127161837, translated to MADHNEVVPSEFSWSPEFLKKLLPSAERTALLYHLSYLCLGSFPKVERLIRERALDTQLLFGSSETVLLKCVGTSQNLVSSLFPMLMKAVEKNKPHLAVKYLEKARAWIDDIIRAVDDIVKRYDHQNHSVATCTSDVIQEQKETEKQKTEFSEEVKSLKKAVEKLEEELSKNAKNVEEIEVKISVKNTELQNCIKSVYSGSCGMDWLAALVPFIGPLIKYIYDTANATDVAAQTRALEAELTRLTSEKSNLQNKEWTIQLKLTELHLQMANSKIQQGVIPSPVHLKDVQKYLSQIQQILLELQKFWQKVGALLDTLKKKTFVNEDLIDELDDMKDDFLRSIEIAGKYWKTFGGCCQSAQSVFSVQSKDAYKFLEINPSSLSEDERKEQCESVMKKLKQITPQGSSTPAITEGRTEN